The Pseudomonadota bacterium DNA segment GATTAGCATGTTTGTCACCGCTATTTTTGTTGTTTATGAAATGTCTTGTTGTAAGCCCGGGGCTTTTGGCGTATTTTTTTTATGTAGCACATTTAACCATACTAATGGAACCCGTATGAAAAAAACCATAATTTTTCTTATTCTTATCGGTGTTGCCATTTCCGGCTACCGGGCTTTTTTTTCCGGCTGGGAGATAAAAAATGTCGAACCGGTGGGAGATACCATTATCTGTTTCGGTGACAGCCTGACCTTTGGGACCGGCGCTGCCAAGGGCCTTGATTATCCGTCCCAGCTGGCGCAATTGCTTGGAAGAGAGGTGGTTAACGCCGGCATTCCCGGGGACACCACCGAAACTGCCCTTGCCAGGCTTGAGCAGGATGTGCTTTCCAAATCACCGGGGGTTGTCCTCATAACCCTTGGCGGCAACGACCTCCTGCAGGGAGTGGCAAAAGATACCGCTTTTGCTCGACTGAAAACCATAATTGAAACCATTCAAAATCAGCGAGTACTGGTGGTGGTCGGCGGTATCAGGTTCGCCTTTCTGGACCGGGGGTATGCTGATGGCTATGAAAAATTATG contains these protein-coding regions:
- a CDS encoding arylesterase, with translation MKKTIIFLILIGVAISGYRAFFSGWEIKNVEPVGDTIICFGDSLTFGTGAAKGLDYPSQLAQLLGREVVNAGIPGDTTETALARLEQDVLSKSPGVVLITLGGNDLLQGVAKDTAFARLKTIIETIQNQRVLVVVGGIRFAFLDRGYADGYEKLCKETGAVFIPDILGGIKNKPELMSDRIHPNAAGYTKVAQRFYDSINKYI